In one window of Mus pahari chromosome 3, PAHARI_EIJ_v1.1, whole genome shotgun sequence DNA:
- the Api5 gene encoding apoptosis inhibitor 5 isoform X1 codes for MPTVEELYRNYGILADATEQVGQHKDAYQVILDGVKGGTKEKRLAAQFIPKFFKHFPELADSAINAQLDLCEDEDVSIRRQAIKELPQFATGENLPRVADILTQLLQTDDSAEFNLVNNALLSIFKMDAKGTLGGLFSQILQGEDIVRERAIKFLSTKLKTLPDEVLTKEVEELILTESKKVLEDVTGEAFVLFMKILSGLKSLQTVSGRQQLVELVAEQADLEQTFSPSDPDCVDRLLQCTRQAVPLFSKNVHSTRFVTYFCEQVLPNLSTLTTPVEGLDIQLEVLKLLAEMSSFCGDMEKLETNLRKLFDKLLEYMPLPPEEAENGENAGNEEPKLQFSYVECLLYSFHQLGRKLPDFLTAKLNAEKLKDFKIRLQYFARGLQVYIRQLRLALQGKTGEALKTEENKIKVVALKITNNINVLIKDLFHIPPSYKSTVTLSWKPVQKVEIGQKRTSEDTSSGSPPKKSPGGPKRDARQIYNPPSGKYSSNLGNFNYEQRGAFRGSRGGRGWGTRGSRSRGRLY; via the exons CATAAAGATGCCTACCAAGTGATACTGGATGGTGTGAAAGGCGGCACCAAGGAAAAGCGATTAGCAGCTCAGTTTATACCAAAATTCTTTAAGCATTTTCCAGAGCTGGCTGATTCTGCCATCAATGCACAGTTAGACCTCTGTGAGGATGAAGATGTATCA ATACGACGCCAAGCAATTAAAGAGCTGCCTCAGTTTGCCACAGGAGAAAACCTTCCAAGAGTAGCAGATATACTGACCCAGCTTCTGCAGACAG ATGATTCTGCAGAATTTAATTTGGTGAACAATGCTCTGTTAAGTATATTTAAGATGGATGCAAAAG GAACATTAGGTGGCTTGTTTAGCCAGATTCTTCAAGGAGAAGACATTGTTAGAGAACGAGCAATTAAATTTCTGTCCACAAAACTCAAGACGCTCCCAGATGAAGTGTTAACCAAGGAAGTAGAGGAGCTCATACTCACTGAATCCAAAAAG GTTCTAGAAGATGTGACTGGTGAAGCATTTGTTTTGTTCATGAAGATACTGTCTGGGTTGAAAAGCTTACAGACAGTGAGTGGAAGACAGCAGCTGGTAGAGCTGGTGGCGGAACAGGCTGACTTGGAGCAGACCTTTAGCCCCTCAGACCCCGACTGTGTGGACAGGCTACTGCAGTGCACACGGCAGGCTGTGCCTCTATTCTCT AAAAATGTGCATTCTACAAGATTTGTGACATATTTCTGTGAGCAAGTTCTCCCTAATCTCAGCACCCTAACTACCCCAGTAGAAGGCCTTGATATACAATTGGAG gtATTAAAGTTGTTGGCAGAGATGAGTTCATTTTGTGGTGACATggaaaaactagaaacaaatttaagaaaactGTTTGATAAGTTATTG GAGTATATGCCTCTCCCTccagaagaagcagaaaatgggGAGAATGCTGGTAATGAGGAGCCCAAGCTACAGTTCAGTTATGTGGAGTGCTTACTGTACAGTTTTCATCAGTTGGGGCGAAAACTTCCAGACTTCTTAACAGCCAAACTGAATGCAGAAAAGCTCAAGGATTTCAAAATTAG GTTGCAGTACTTTGCACGGGGCCTTCAGGTTTATATCAGACAACTTCGCTTGGCTCTCCAGGGTAAAACAGGCGAGGCCTTAAAAACAGAGGAG AACAAGATAAAAGTTGTTGCATTGAAAATAACAAACAATATCAATGTTTTAATCAAG gatctcttccacattcctccttCTTATAAGAGCACAGTAACATTGTCCTGGAAACCTGTACAGAAAGTTGAGATTGG GCAAAAGAGAACCAGTGAAGATACAAGTTCAGGTTCACCACCTAAGAAATCTCCAGGAGGACCAAAAAGAGATGCCAGACAGATTTATAATCCTCCTAGTGGAAAGTACAGCAGCAATTTGGGCAACTTTAATTATG AGCAGAGAGGAGCCTTCAGGGGAAGTAGAGGTGGTCGAGGTTGGGGAACACGAGGAAGTCGTAGCCGAGGAAGACTCTACTGA
- the Api5 gene encoding apoptosis inhibitor 5 isoform X2 encodes MPTVEELYRNYGILADATEQVGQHKDAYQVILDGVKGGTKEKRLAAQFIPKFFKHFPELADSAINAQLDLCEDEDVSIRRQAIKELPQFATGENLPRVADILTQLLQTDDSAEFNLVNNALLSIFKMDAKGTLGGLFSQILQGEDIVRERAIKFLSTKLKTLPDEVLTKEVEELILTESKKVLEDVTGEAFVLFMKILSGLKSLQTVSGRQQLVELVAEQADLEQTFSPSDPDCVDRLLQCTRQAVPLFSKNVHSTRFVTYFCEQVLPNLSTLTTPVEGLDIQLEVLKLLAEMSSFCGDMEKLETNLRKLFDKLLEYMPLPPEEAENGENAGNEEPKLQFSYVECLLYSFHQLGRKLPDFLTAKLNAEKLKDFKIRLQYFARGLQVYIRQLRLALQGKTGEALKTEENKIKVVALKITNNINVLIKDLFHIPPSYKSTVTLSWKPVQKVEIGQKRTSEDTSSGSPPKKSPGGPKRDARQIYNPPSGKYSSNLGNFNYERSLQGK; translated from the exons CATAAAGATGCCTACCAAGTGATACTGGATGGTGTGAAAGGCGGCACCAAGGAAAAGCGATTAGCAGCTCAGTTTATACCAAAATTCTTTAAGCATTTTCCAGAGCTGGCTGATTCTGCCATCAATGCACAGTTAGACCTCTGTGAGGATGAAGATGTATCA ATACGACGCCAAGCAATTAAAGAGCTGCCTCAGTTTGCCACAGGAGAAAACCTTCCAAGAGTAGCAGATATACTGACCCAGCTTCTGCAGACAG ATGATTCTGCAGAATTTAATTTGGTGAACAATGCTCTGTTAAGTATATTTAAGATGGATGCAAAAG GAACATTAGGTGGCTTGTTTAGCCAGATTCTTCAAGGAGAAGACATTGTTAGAGAACGAGCAATTAAATTTCTGTCCACAAAACTCAAGACGCTCCCAGATGAAGTGTTAACCAAGGAAGTAGAGGAGCTCATACTCACTGAATCCAAAAAG GTTCTAGAAGATGTGACTGGTGAAGCATTTGTTTTGTTCATGAAGATACTGTCTGGGTTGAAAAGCTTACAGACAGTGAGTGGAAGACAGCAGCTGGTAGAGCTGGTGGCGGAACAGGCTGACTTGGAGCAGACCTTTAGCCCCTCAGACCCCGACTGTGTGGACAGGCTACTGCAGTGCACACGGCAGGCTGTGCCTCTATTCTCT AAAAATGTGCATTCTACAAGATTTGTGACATATTTCTGTGAGCAAGTTCTCCCTAATCTCAGCACCCTAACTACCCCAGTAGAAGGCCTTGATATACAATTGGAG gtATTAAAGTTGTTGGCAGAGATGAGTTCATTTTGTGGTGACATggaaaaactagaaacaaatttaagaaaactGTTTGATAAGTTATTG GAGTATATGCCTCTCCCTccagaagaagcagaaaatgggGAGAATGCTGGTAATGAGGAGCCCAAGCTACAGTTCAGTTATGTGGAGTGCTTACTGTACAGTTTTCATCAGTTGGGGCGAAAACTTCCAGACTTCTTAACAGCCAAACTGAATGCAGAAAAGCTCAAGGATTTCAAAATTAG GTTGCAGTACTTTGCACGGGGCCTTCAGGTTTATATCAGACAACTTCGCTTGGCTCTCCAGGGTAAAACAGGCGAGGCCTTAAAAACAGAGGAG AACAAGATAAAAGTTGTTGCATTGAAAATAACAAACAATATCAATGTTTTAATCAAG gatctcttccacattcctccttCTTATAAGAGCACAGTAACATTGTCCTGGAAACCTGTACAGAAAGTTGAGATTGG GCAAAAGAGAACCAGTGAAGATACAAGTTCAGGTTCACCACCTAAGAAATCTCCAGGAGGACCAAAAAGAGATGCCAGACAGATTTATAATCCTCCTAGTGGAAAGTACAGCAGCAATTTGGGCAACTTTAATTATG AGAGGAGCCTTCAGGGGAAGTAG